The nucleotide window TTCTAATGGCGACATCAACACTAAACCGTGTCCTCCTTTGTTTCATCTGCATCTCTCTGATGTGTCGTCTGTGACACAGTGAAAAAGAGAAGTAAGTAGATCAGCTCCTACTCCACCTCTCTCATCTCCTACACTGTGTTTCTGCTCTATCTCTGTCCAGAGAGCAGTGtcgtgttttgtttctgtaaatgCATGTTCTCTCATTCCCTGTGTTTGCTCCGTTTGTGTATCTTTGAATACAAACCACAGAGCTAGTGTAATCTCACGTGGACACTTTGTTGCCTGACAGGGGCAACTGGACCATGCAGCCAGGCCCTGGTTCCAATCCAGACCTGAcagatgaagagaaggagattATAAACAGCGTGATTGCCCGGGCTGAGAAAATGGAGGCCATGGAGCAGGAGAGAATCGGGTAAGGGATTGTAAAACATGCAGCAATTTCTCCAAATAtgtgtcaaaaagaaaagaaaaccgcCTGTTAAAACTGATGACGTGCACACAGTTGGACCTGGGATAATTATCAGTGACATTTTTAAGTAAGAGTTcaccctgtgctgctgcaggcgCTTGATAAACCGCCTGGACGACATAAAGAAGACGGTGTGTGGGGATGGACTGTCCCGCTGTTTGCTGTGTGGGGAGCAGCTGGGTTCACCTGGGGTCAGCTCAGTGGTGTGTGAGGACTGCAAAAAGGTGGGCAATGAGTCAGCCAGACATAAAGACATAAACTAACACACTGCTGTTAATAACAGAGAAAGGTCGTCCTATATGAGCTGTTTATTTACAATAACGTAAATGACAACCAGCTggaaatctttattttctcctgtcATGTAGAACATGTGTACCAAGTGTGGTACACAGTGTGGCAGTCGGCCACGTGCTGTTTGGCTTTGCAAGATCTGCAGAGAACAGCGAGAGGTGAGCGCTTCACTGCagtgaacaaataaaagaattcAATTATGTGTTTGACAGCTTATAACCCatatattttgttcttttttctcagGTGTGGAAGAGGTCTGGGGCCTGGTTCTTCAAAGGTTTTCCGAAACATTTCTTGCCGTCACCGATGCCATTATCCAAACCAAGAGAGGCTGGAGCCCCAGAGCCCAAGGGGCCGCTGGCCCCTAAGCCCAGAGCGGCAGTAACTCAAGCACAACCTGCAGGTAGACAAAGCCAAGactcagcttttctttttcagtcttgAATCTTCTTGAATCTAAATCTTTACATGAGGCGACCAGCAGGTTTTTTTGACAGTGACATTGTTCTCACAAACTGTTGATTTACATTACATCTCTTAGCCCAGACTCCTGCCTGTGAGCAGCAAGATTTAGgcaatttttttaatgtctaGAAACTGATCCTCAGTAATGCTgcatgttattttttaaagttgatCTGAAATTTAAATTCTCTTTATTATCTTGTAAaaggaaatacacaaaatacTTAAATGTTCAGGTCTGAACACATCTAAATGTATCCTCAATGTGTCCTGAGgtctgatcactcagaccacattccgAGGTGGTtggacacatgtggccacattctaTTCactgtgtgaacgcaaatgcaTCCTGcaccacatatgaaggaccacttactcagctgacatcctctgacctgcttcagtttcacaatgaatcaaacatattttatgCTTCTCTGTGTCcatatgttgatttgtttgtggccaccaCCACAATATCATCACTGACCACTACAAAATAATTGATACTTTCTTCGCAGAATAactgcacaacacactgtagagcagggaagtgaaaTCTGATCCCAAATGATCACAGGAGACACGTTCAGGATGCATTtaaatgtcaggtgtgaacatACGTACTTagcactgaccacttgtgatcagatccctCAGGACGGATGccaataccaggtctgaacagggtctaaGATCCGATGACCTGAGAGCAGAACATTATAATATATAGAGTACACTACAACATCAATACAAGGAGGGTTTTTCAACTTTTCCCCCTTTCAAagcacactttgaaaaaaaacaaacaccaggatttgtatttgttaatttaacagcagaaattaattttatttcagTCTGACTTTAATCCACCTAGCGGCTCTTTTCCCAAACATCAGACCTTTTATTTGCTTCCCAGATATGGCAGCACCACCTACTGTTGCAGAGGAGGGTGGATGAAGAGCTCAATTAAGCTGTCGGAAGGTGCATGCTGTGTCATGGGATGAGCCTCCAGGTGGTGCTGGCATGATGGGTCCAAGTAGAGGGTGTAGCTTGAGCAGACGGACAGACTGTATATAGCTGCTGCATGTACAGTAGTCAGCTGCCACAGCTTGTTGTAACGTATGTAGGTCAATGCCTTCGCAATGAAAAAGCCGCAACATCAAAAGTATGCAGAGAGACTATTACAGATTCCACTGCAGTCGGAGCCTGGAGAGGTGTGATTATGTGCGGCTCCCTCATGtatcctgtgtctgtgtgtttactgtattATGCTATTCATGCTCATTTTTAGGCCCAGAGCCACAGGGCCGTGCTGGTTACCCACCTGTGGCCCCTAAACCATCAGCGGTGCACATGGCCACAGGCGGGGCGGGCCCCCAGGAGGCGGGGCAGGGTGGCCCTGTGGTGATGAAGAAGATGGTTCCCGTGCAGAGCTCCAGGCCGCAGCCGGCGTCATCGCTCGCCATGGCTCAGCAGGGTGAGAGACAGCGAGGACAGTACCCCCTTTCATATGAAAGTCACAAACGTTAATCAAACATTGAATCCCTGATGTGTCATTTCGTGCCGTCTCACTTGACtgaagctgtgtctcagttcagtggctgcatccttcagaggacgcaGTCTACCCGGCCCACTACAGAGGCAGTCTAAGTAGGCTGCATATACTGCGAAGGCCGAGCCAAAATCTCACGGCCTAGGCCACGGAGGTGTTCCGTGATTAGCGTCACCAGCTCGTACCGCCCTTGTtgctgttgccaggcaacaaaGCTGAAGTTGGAAAGGACGAGATCATTTTAACGCCCCTTGGTTTGTAccgttagctgttcggttgagttgaagcgtgataTACAAGCATTGGACATCTTGTCGCTTCCCGTCGACATTACTTGTTTCGTCACCAAAGCGAAATTAATCCTGGCATTGGATGGGAAGGATCCACTTGTTGGAGCCTTCATTTCTTGGGGATAAAAGGACCCATTTGTCGACCGCGTTTGGAGGAGCCTTCAAGTAGGCACCGCCTAGTCTCTCCGCTGTGACGTAATCGTTCTTCAAATGTAGCCTCCGAAGGAAGAAGCCGCTGACTTGATTGCTTTAATGTGGTCATAGGTCAAGTGGCAGGAGACGGAGGTGCGTTCTCCtccgctgcagctcctccagagcagAGAGCGCCCCCTggagtcagagaggagaggaggcagccGGCTACATATGGTTCTGCTCCTGTCCGACAGCAAGCTCCCccagccgaggaggaggaggaggccaacGACTACGACTCTGATGAAGCCAGTGAGTTAACCAACTGCTCTCCTCTCACAGACGAATGTGGCTGCTTTGATTTCTCCTCATGTTCGGTTTGACATTAATGATTTCTTCTCAACCATTCCAGGTAAATAGcacctttctttccttttaatgAAGCGAAACATAATATAGTCATGCAGAATACATTGTTGGGCATTGATGTCATTAATTTGGCAGCATTTATGTTCCCCTCAGGGATTCTGGGTCATTCTGCGTTGATACTTGAGTCTCCCTTTTAGTCTGCTGGTATTAATTCATAGCTTTAAATATCCAGATAGTCGGAGCAAACAGCAAGTATTGTTCCGGCAGCATCTATTGAGCCGggtaaaaaataacaaatgataAGCACCATATGTTGTCGAAGCATGAAAATCGATATCCGAGGATCTAATGCAGAGGAAGTGTGTATCAGAATGAGAATCATTAAATCAATGTGATACATGAGCTACAGAGCATCAAGGAAGGGACAGTTCTATCATTCTTCAATCTATACCCTATAATGGCAAAGCATAAATAGggatttagacatttttactcatttatttgaatggaaaaactgaaatatgacGTTTTCAGACACTTTGCTATGACGCTCCTAGTTCATCTCATCATCTTTGAGACGTCTCAGCACGTTGATAGGACGTCAGTGGGCAATTTGCAGGAGGATGGGGGGAGTTGCTATTCCCTTTAAACCAAATCAACCCAAAGACCATCCCCCTTAATATCCTGCCAATTCTGCCATCCCCTTTCAGCCAGCCCCCCACCCCTTATAAGTGCTGCATGTGCACATAGAGAccatgtgtgtgtagttttgtgAAATTCAAAGGCATGTTGACTCTGTACTTTAATATACAGTACTGAACAGGTGGTTGCATTAGTTGGTTGTGTGCAGGGggtaaaaatgaacaaatcaccTTCTGTTGGGCAGGATTTGTAAAGACACACACCGGCATATTTAAGGTCTCCCGGCTgacaaagcagagagaaaactgaaCCATGAGATcctgtgtggagctgcagaaacttccagaaggacaaccaATTCTAACCGCCCTTGTCATGGCGGTGGGGgttgtttgtgcattttttttcacCGTCTCCCCTGTGCCTATCCAGGTCACGCCCTCCCCCCTCCTTCCATTGGTGAGTGAGCTAGCACACCGGGACCCACTTACCAATTTGGCAAACCTACTAAGACCAGGAGAGACAGGGCCAGTGCCCATTTGCCAGCTCAGAGCTGTGAGTGAGGCGgtgatttttttgtatattactCCTTTGAGAAGGAGGGTGAATTTTCCCTTAATTGCAGTGTTGGATTAAGTTGTTCTCTCGCGGTGATCTTTAGTTGTTAATTGtccatttgtgtttatgttcttCTTGAGGTTTATGATTACGTTTTTGTGTTGCTACAGTTCCTAAATTAATCCAGATTTgatttggttgtttggtttatttgataaattgtttggtttatttgttaaatataaCTTAGAATTTGATTTGcacatttaaatctgttccagttttctctttttctgcctgggtcaaaattaaattacatgGTCTAACCCGAACATAACAGTTCAGTCTTTCAGTTCAGAGTCCGTTTCTCAGAGTCTGagtctctcatgtgtctctcacTGTCGATGAGCTTCCGTCTGGCCCAGCCCAGCTCGGTGGAGCCCGGCGCTGCAGTGATGGTTGTTCTTCCGGAAGCTTCTCCCATCCCCACACAGCATCTCTGGAGCTCAGCCAGAGGGACCATCAGGGTTGCAAAGAGGCTGAATACTTATGTCaatattatatttctgtttatctttttaCTAAACTTTGGAAATTCTCTTATTCGAAAGTATTGAGTGgaaattattatgtttttaataatcatttcatttttgtcttAAGGCAGTAAAAAATGATGTAGTGAcagggtctgaatactttctgaatgTACTTGTAAtgtgcagttttatttattttttaaatatatcccGTATCCCATTTTCATGATGAGATTGGTGCCAAGCCATTTTCATGTTCTGCGCCTGCAGCGTCTAACGGCCTTTATTCCCTCTCGGGGGGACTGGgtgttaatttattttattgagaTCTGGGAATATGGAGCTGTGCAAATAATTTGAGATACAACAGGGCTAGCAGGATTTAGATTCCCCCTGGTGCTGGATCCAGTCCCTTGTGTTGGGAGTGAAAATGGCAGAAATAGCAGTGGTCTTATTTGGCTATTGTGATGATGAGAACTGATTGGTCTCAGTGGCTCAGGCGGCTATAACTTCTCGAGTTTTGTGGTGAATCTCAGCCCAGAAAAGTTacagttacataaaaaaattaacaaatgaCCTTTGATTATTTTGTCCCCTACAGAAATGCGAGGCAATGAAACTCCTCCAAAGAAAATCTGTGTGGGCAGCACTTCActaattattttttcttatcCAGAACCTTACTTTCTGAACGTCTTCCTTTGAGActtgttatttgatttattttacatcatGGGCCTGGGGGAGATTCTCCAGCTCACATTAGGTTTACTTTAggtaaataaaaacctgtgaaTGTGTCATATGGATGTTTTACATGAGTCAAGGTAAAGAATTATTTGTTGAATTCATTATCAATCCCTCTTGTCCATTCTGCGCTGGTGCCTAATTCTTACTCCTATTCACATGTTGAGTGTTTAATTAGAAGAGCTTCTCTCGCTTATATCCCCTTTGTCcctctctttgttttaattattccaGAGCATATTTTTCTATGTCTCTGCAGTCTAATGTGACGATTGCTCTGGGTGTTTCTTTCAGCTACTCTGGGCTCTCTGGAGTTCAGCCTGCACTACGAACAGGAAAGCAACAGCCTCCACTGCAGCATCCTCAAAGGAAAGGTACCACTCTCCTCCTCGTTCTGTCGCACAAAGGAATCATTACAGCCAAGTGGTTTATGTTAAAAAGCTCCTGAGCGGCTCTTTAGCTTAATTGCTCGCTGCCGTTCTCGACGATGTGACTGACACTGtgatctctccctcctcagggACTGAAGCCCATGGACTCCAACGGGTTGGCAGATCCTTATGTCAAGCTTCATCTGCTGCCGGGGGCTAGTAAGGTAAAAGACTCACCTTTCCTACATTAAGCTTTTACTTCTCTTGAAAGATTTATGACCCTAATATCCTGCTAAGCAAAACAGGAAGGGTGGTGATTTTAGACCCTGTTGGAGGCTGAGAGGCCTTTCTGCAAGCTCAAGCCTGACACCTTGTGGCTTAAATGAACACGTTGCATAAAATTGACTCACGGATGATGTCTAGAAATACATGGAGACATTGCAGTAAATGTATATCTATATCATTTGTGGAGTGGATAATGGGGCGGGTCTGAGCTGCATAAATCCATGTGTCATAACACACCACAAaccacagatgtgtgtgatCTTGTGCAGTGGCAACGTGCCACGAAATGATTCAATTTCCTTGTCCTTATCAGTCTAACAAGCTGCGCACAAAGACCTTGAGAAACACCCGCAACCCCGCATGGAATGAGACGCTCACCTACCACGGCCTGACGGATGAGGACATGCAGCGCAAGACCCTCAGGTGGATACTTAACTCTCACATAGCTGCAACAAACCCACATTCACATATCAAACTCTGCCCGCAGTTGACCCTGCATGATTTAAGACTCTTGTTTGATTTCCTCAGGCTCTCCGTCTGTGATGAAGACAAGTTCGGGCACAATGAATTTATTGGGGAAACCCGAGTGGCGCTGAAGAAACTGAAGATGAACCAGAAGAAGAACTTTAACGTGTGTCTGGAAAGAGTCATCCCTGTGAGTGAAACCCAGTTACATGCAAACCAGGCTCTGTTCTCCTTGTCTCAGTCTCTTATTGAGCGGCTGTGATCTCTTTCTTCGCAGACGAAGAAAACTGCAACAGCAGGGGCGGCCAGAGGCATAGCTCTTTACGAAGATGAGGcaagtcttttttatttcccaagCATGTCTAAACGTGGCAGATTCCACCAGAAGTAGATATAAATCTTACCAAGAATCCcacaaagatgttttctgcctctgctctgtttcagcAAGGGAAAGAGGGCGGAGAGGTAGAAGAGCGCGGCCGGGTCCTGATCTCCCTCATGTACAGCTCCCCGCAGAACCGCCTCATTGTGGGTGTCGTGCGCTGCGTTCACTTGGCTGCCATGGATGCTAATGGATACTCTGACCCTTATGTCAAAATGTAGGTGAAGCAGAATGAGAAGAACATTGTGACTGTACGTGACTCTTGAGACGGCATTAATCAGATTCTATGTGTATGTATAATTTGCAGATGTCTGAAACCTGACATGGGGAAGAAGGGCAAGagcaaaacacaaatcaaaaagaGAACTTTAAACCCAGAGTTTAATGAGGTTTGTAAAGACAATGATAAAATCAGCTTATTCCCaagatattattatataatcatgttttaaaatcGGGTTTGAAAAAAGTTCTGAAGAGGCTTTGGAAGTGATGATTAATTGTCTAAATCCAATTTCAGGAATTCAGCTATGACATCAAACACAGCGACCTGGCTAAAAAGTCTTTAGACATCTCTGTGTGGGATTACGACATCGGGAAGTCCAACGACTACATCGGTAAATGATCACTGCTTTGATGCCGTCAAAATGAAATTCTCTCTTGTGCACCACCTCGCTTTTTCACGcctcacttttctctctgacagGCGGGTGTCAGCTGGGAATCACCGCCAAAGGAGAGCGGCTGAAGCACTGGTACGAGTGTCTGAAGAACAAGGACAAGAAGATTGAGCGCTGGCACACCCTGTACAACGAGAACCACGTCGCTAGCGATTAACCACTTGCCCCACCCCATCCACAGCATGAGCTAAAACCTTTCCTTCCTACTTGGCATCTCCTAAAGCACCTTCTCCCCCTCATTTCGTTGTGTTTATCTATTTGTTCTCTACCTGACCATCACACAGGCACTGCTCGCATCCTTCCTTCTCCCTGGTGTAGAAAACTCACTCCCCGTCCCCTTATTCACGAATTTACCCGCCTGTGCTGATACCTAATCTGCCTCTGGGACAAATCATGGCAGAAATGAATTCGAGATTTGATTAATGTAAGCGAGAAATCTATCAACCAACAGCTGCATAAAGACCATCATGCCTGATGTTTAAATAGTGTGCCGAACTTGATGAATTCTCCGCTAAAGGTATTTAAGAGTTTGAATTGCGCTGGCACAGAACAAGAAAAGCAATATTTTTTCGGTGTCTGAGGTCAAAACTAATTTCATTTAAGCTCGTGAGTGAAATTTGTTCGACTGTCAGGgtattattttagatttttcatgTGATTTCATCACGCTCAGTGAACTGTGTTAAGCATGCCAAGCCACAGACATAAGAAAACACGCAGCTGCACCTTAAGATATTTCAACTGTGCCCACTGTCCTGAACATAGTGTATATTTCcatgaagaagaaatgtttaCATACTGATACATTGCTCAGGTTAGGATAGACATCTGATGCACAGATGATGCATACATGAGTGGACCATGAGCTTGATGAGTCTGTCATCAGTTGCtgttaatttgtgatttaaaaactatAGCACACCTAGTTAAGGATTAGGAGTTTTAATGTATGTCTATTGAAGCTGTGAATTTTAAGTTAGTGGGAAGTATTAACTGTGTGATTAGAGGAACTGAAACGTGAACGACGACgttctttttttcagattatCTCTCAGCTGTGGTTTCGCAGGAGAAAACAGATTCTCCTCCTGCTACCTCTTCTCTCCTGAAGCTGGCGGTTTTCTACTGCAGTGTTTACATGGTCACGTTTCTTACAGGtttcccttaaaaaaaaaaatagaaaactaaAAACCTGGAAGCTCTGCTAAACAAAGAGAGAAGGTGGAACAGGTTATGTCAAAAGAATGTGCAGCTTTACCTGCATGCACTGTGCCTGGTGCGGCCAAGGCCCACTTCTACGTCAATCCTTTGCACAAAGCAGGGCGCTTCTTTCCCTCTGCCACATCCCAATCACTCAAGGCTTTAGTGTATATTTGTTCACTGATCACAGCAAACCAAGGAAAGCACACCTTACAAAGTGGAATGACCTCAATTTATACAGCTGTTTGCAAGTTATTCCAACATCACAaagatgaaaagtaaaaaacctATGCATGAAATGTCTTGTGGttcaagatatatatatatatatatatatatactttgtAAGAAATTAATGCTATTGTAATTCCATTAATGTTTACACTTCTTCCCCATAACATTCCTG belongs to Hippoglossus stenolepis isolate QCI-W04-F060 chromosome 9, HSTE1.2, whole genome shotgun sequence and includes:
- the LOC118114492 gene encoding rabphilin-3A; its protein translation is MTDTAMRMSNDRQRNMHSSEKEKGNWTMQPGPGSNPDLTDEEKEIINSVIARAEKMEAMEQERIGRLINRLDDIKKTVCGDGLSRCLLCGEQLGSPGVSSVVCEDCKKNMCTKCGTQCGSRPRAVWLCKICREQREVWKRSGAWFFKGFPKHFLPSPMPLSKPREAGAPEPKGPLAPKPRAAVTQAQPAGPEPQGRAGYPPVAPKPSAVHMATGGAGPQEAGQGGPVVMKKMVPVQSSRPQPASSLAMAQQGQVAGDGGAFSSAAAPPEQRAPPGVREERRQPATYGSAPVRQQAPPAEEEEEANDYDSDEATTLGSLEFSLHYEQESNSLHCSILKGKGLKPMDSNGLADPYVKLHLLPGASKSNKLRTKTLRNTRNPAWNETLTYHGLTDEDMQRKTLRLSVCDEDKFGHNEFIGETRVALKKLKMNQKKNFNVCLERVIPTKKTATAGAARGIALYEDEQGKEGGEVEERGRVLISLMYSSPQNRLIVGVVRCVHLAAMDANGYSDPYVKICLKPDMGKKGKSKTQIKKRTLNPEFNEEFSYDIKHSDLAKKSLDISVWDYDIGKSNDYIGGCQLGITAKGERLKHWYECLKNKDKKIERWHTLYNENHVASD